A window of the Cynocephalus volans isolate mCynVol1 chromosome 10, mCynVol1.pri, whole genome shotgun sequence genome harbors these coding sequences:
- the LOC134389443 gene encoding olfactory receptor 7A17-like, giving the protein MEPRNETRISEFLLLGLSEERGLQPILSGLFLSMYLVTVLGNLLIILVIISDSHLHTPMYFFLSKLSFVDICFTSTTVPKMLVNIQTQSKVITYEGCITQVYFYLLFGILDTLLLTVMAYDRFVAICYPLQYTVIMNVRLCGLLVLVSWIMSALNSLFHSLMVLQLSFCTDLEIPHFFCELNHVVHLACSDTFSNNVGIYSAAVLWFCGPLVGILYSYSKIVSSICAISSAPGKCKAFSTCASHLSVVSLFYCTIIGVYLSSAATQDSHSSAAASVMYTVVTPMLNPFIYSLRNKDIHGALKRLFRRKP; this is encoded by the coding sequence ATGGAACCGAGGAATGAAACACGAATATCAGAATTTCTTCTCCTGGGACTTTCAGAGGAACGCGGACTGCAACCCATTCTATCTGGGCTGTTCCTGTCTATGTACCTGGTGACAGTGCTTGGGaacctgctcatcatcctggTCATCATCTCAGACTCCCACCTCCACACtcccatgtatttcttcctctCCAAACTTTCCTTTGTGGACATCTGTTTCACCTCCACCACTGTCCCAAAGATGCTAGTGAATATACAGACGCAGAGCAAAGTCATAACATATGAAGGCTGCATCACCCAGGTATACTTTTATTTACTCTTTGGAATTTTGGACACCTTACTCCTGactgtgatggcctatgaccggttTGTGGCCATCTGTTACCCCCTCCAATACACAGTCATCATGAATGTCCGCCTCTGTGGACTCCTGGTTCTTGTGTCCTGGATCATGAGTGCCCTGAACTCCTTGTTCCATAGTTTAATGGTTCTGCAGCTGTCCTTCTGTACAGACTTGGAAATCCCCCACTTCTTCTGTGAACTTAATCACGTTGTCCACCTTGCCTGTTCTGACACCTTTTCTAATAACGTGGGGATTTATTCTGCAGCAGTACTGTGGTTTTGTGGACCCCTTGTTGGGATCCTTTACTCTTACTCCAAAATAGTTTCTTCCATATGTGCAATCTCATCAGCTCCAGGAAAGTGTAAAGCTTTTTCCACCTGTGCCTCTCACCTCTCAGTTGTCTCCTTATTTTATTGTACGATCATAGGAGTGTACCTTAGTTCTGCTGCTACACAGGACTCACACTCAAGTGCAGCAGCCTCAGTGATGTACACTGTGGTCACACCCATGctgaaccccttcatctacagcctgagaaataaagacatacatGGGGCCCTGAAAAGACTCTTCAGAAGGAAGCCATAA